From one Candidatus Poribacteria bacterium genomic stretch:
- a CDS encoding Gfo/Idh/MocA family oxidoreductase, which yields MESWKRKLRMGMVGGGQGAFIGGVHRIAATLDQQIEVVAGCFSRDPENTRITGEELYLDTNRCYDSYAEMAAAEAALPENERIDFVSIVTPNISHFDIAKTFLGAGFHVVCDKPMTYSLDEAETLVQLVEDSGLVFALTHNYTGHPLVRHARDLFAEGSMGQIRKVIVEYLQDFLMVPHEKLGQKQAEWRVDPSQSGIGGTMGDVGTHCVNLLEYVTGDPITELCADKSTFLPDRVLDEDVNALLRFKGGGKGVLSISQIATGEENGLTLRVYAEQGAVKWAQENPNYLELYRYGEPRQTLTRGQGYLSDAAAAGARIPTGHPEGYLEAFATIYVGVVEAIRQHIDGDPMETEAYDFPTVYDGLRGMQFIYKAVESCENGSTWVSM from the coding sequence ATGGAATCTTGGAAACGTAAATTACGAATGGGTATGGTCGGCGGCGGACAGGGTGCCTTTATTGGTGGCGTTCACCGTATCGCTGCCACGCTCGATCAGCAAATCGAAGTCGTCGCCGGATGCTTCTCACGCGATCCGGAAAACACACGAATCACCGGTGAAGAACTGTATCTTGACACAAACCGTTGTTACGACAGTTACGCGGAGATGGCGGCAGCCGAGGCTGCGCTTCCCGAAAATGAACGTATTGACTTTGTGAGCATTGTCACGCCGAACATCTCCCACTTTGACATCGCGAAGACCTTTTTGGGGGCGGGTTTCCACGTTGTCTGTGATAAGCCGATGACTTACAGTCTTGACGAAGCCGAGACTCTTGTCCAACTTGTCGAAGATTCAGGGCTTGTCTTTGCATTGACACACAACTATACGGGGCATCCACTCGTCCGGCATGCACGTGACCTATTCGCTGAAGGTTCAATGGGACAAATCCGTAAAGTTATCGTCGAATACCTCCAGGATTTCCTGATGGTGCCGCACGAGAAACTCGGTCAGAAGCAAGCGGAATGGCGTGTGGATCCGTCACAGTCAGGTATCGGCGGCACAATGGGCGATGTTGGCACGCACTGCGTTAACCTACTCGAATACGTCACTGGCGATCCGATTACTGAACTCTGTGCTGACAAAAGCACCTTCCTTCCTGACAGGGTACTGGATGAAGATGTCAACGCTTTGCTCCGTTTCAAGGGGGGTGGAAAGGGCGTTCTAAGCATTAGTCAGATCGCCACCGGTGAGGAAAATGGCCTCACGCTCCGTGTCTACGCCGAACAGGGCGCGGTGAAATGGGCACAGGAGAATCCGAACTATCTTGAACTTTATCGCTACGGTGAACCGAGGCAGACGCTTACCCGCGGTCAGGGCTACCTCTCCGATGCAGCGGCGGCAGGCGCGCGTATCCCGACTGGACATCCCGAAGGATACTTAGAGGCATTCGCGACAATTTATGTAGGTGTTGTTGAAGCCATTCGGCAGCACATCGACGGCGACCCAATGGAAACCGAGGCGTATGATTTTCCGACAGTCTATGATGGATTGAGGGGTATGCAGTTCATTTACAAAGCCGTTGAATCTTGTGAGAACGGCTCGACTTGGGTTTCAATGTAA
- a CDS encoding Gfo/Idh/MocA family oxidoreductase — MQAPNTEPFRVGFLNVASYSHMPLWAPHINPRAGEKDTPFTGMRITHCWDIEYEEAQAIAETYGCTAVKNFDDMLGKVDGIISGGYYNHPWNHILHEPYLEAGLPNLINRPFANSLAKAQQMIELAEKHGATILAPSSHEHNDAISRAKAWATDKQIVCYTATNSFDDYPTHGIHGVYMVCKALAEAGNPVVSVGYRADSWHSPPGVITLEHVDSEGRQFYGTLHQVSGSWGTVQIHTQEAYGGENFRIHTGTGYPFDKTEVWVPTIWAFQNMALHNEMPQTFEQILHKTNVFLAGWRSVLENDGKPVKLTDVPEEWEAPAELPNHPDHNTVSLFQKKFGDGSI; from the coding sequence ATGCAAGCACCTAACACAGAACCTTTCCGCGTTGGATTTCTGAACGTTGCATCGTACTCGCACATGCCGCTATGGGCACCACATATCAATCCGCGTGCTGGAGAGAAAGATACCCCATTCACAGGAATGCGAATCACGCACTGCTGGGATATTGAATACGAGGAGGCACAAGCGATTGCCGAGACTTACGGTTGTACAGCCGTCAAGAACTTCGATGACATGTTGGGTAAGGTGGACGGCATAATCTCAGGCGGCTACTACAACCACCCGTGGAACCACATCCTCCATGAACCGTATCTGGAGGCTGGGCTGCCAAACCTGATTAACCGCCCGTTTGCGAACTCCCTCGCTAAAGCGCAGCAAATGATTGAACTCGCGGAAAAGCACGGTGCGACCATCCTTGCGCCATCAAGCCATGAACACAACGATGCTATCTCACGTGCGAAGGCGTGGGCAACCGATAAACAAATCGTCTGCTATACAGCGACCAACTCGTTTGATGACTACCCGACCCACGGTATTCACGGTGTCTACATGGTATGCAAAGCACTCGCAGAAGCGGGAAACCCAGTTGTATCCGTCGGATATCGAGCGGACAGTTGGCATAGTCCGCCTGGGGTTATCACTTTAGAGCATGTTGACAGCGAGGGACGACAATTCTACGGGACACTCCATCAGGTGAGTGGTTCTTGGGGCACGGTACAGATTCATACACAAGAAGCCTATGGCGGTGAGAATTTTAGAATCCACACCGGCACCGGTTATCCGTTTGACAAAACGGAGGTCTGGGTGCCGACGATTTGGGCGTTTCAGAACATGGCACTCCACAACGAGATGCCACAGACCTTTGAACAGATTTTGCACAAAACGAACGTTTTCCTCGCAGGTTGGAGATCTGTTCTGGAAAATGATGGTAAGCCCGTGAAATTAACGGATGTTCCCGAAGAATGGGAAGCACCCGCTGAACTTCCGAACCACCCTGACCACAATACGGTATCGCTGTTTCAGAAGAAGTTCGGGGACGGTTCAATATAG
- a CDS encoding LamG domain-containing protein → MMYRIGLSFLIFAGLVLIPFNATALDLKDKELLLYLSFNEGKGKAMEDLSPHGNDAELVGDGDWVDGKFGKAMEFGQAGEVKAPYIELNEKSFTVTMWVKPALSGADQQCVFTQTQVNAQNTSLHYRIYNSGTVRMGFYANDLDAPAAVKADKWAHITFWLDVKGKSRQIYIDGKSVVEDAGKAGIEYLGTAGDTMIGSWGATGQKFNGIIDEVTVWDRALSEDDIARSMEDLTALPVDPADKLATTWASVKAWR, encoded by the coding sequence ATGATGTATCGAATAGGACTGTCCTTTCTGATTTTCGCTGGATTGGTGCTGATACCCTTCAATGCGACAGCGTTGGATCTAAAGGATAAGGAGCTGCTGCTCTACCTTTCTTTTAACGAAGGCAAGGGAAAAGCGATGGAAGATCTTTCCCCACACGGAAACGACGCAGAACTCGTCGGTGATGGGGATTGGGTTGATGGTAAATTCGGAAAAGCCATGGAATTTGGTCAAGCGGGAGAGGTCAAAGCTCCATATATTGAACTCAACGAAAAGAGTTTTACAGTGACGATGTGGGTTAAGCCAGCACTCAGTGGTGCAGACCAGCAGTGTGTTTTCACACAAACACAGGTCAACGCGCAGAATACAAGCTTGCACTATCGTATCTACAATAGTGGCACCGTTCGCATGGGGTTTTATGCCAATGACCTTGACGCACCTGCTGCAGTCAAAGCCGACAAATGGGCACATATCACGTTCTGGCTGGATGTAAAAGGCAAATCCCGACAGATTTACATTGACGGTAAATCTGTGGTAGAGGACGCAGGCAAAGCTGGGATTGAGTACCTTGGAACGGCAGGCGATACGATGATCGGCTCGTGGGGCGCGACCGGACAAAAGTTCAATGGGATCATTGATGAGGTAACGGTATGGGATCGCGCTTTGTCGGAAGACGATATTGCGCGGAGCATGGAAGACCTAACTGCTTTGCCTGTAGATCCCGCGGATAAACTCGCAACCACTTGGGCAAGTGTCAAAGCGTGGCGTTAG
- a CDS encoding phytanoyl-CoA dioxygenase family protein has product MSGQHDQIGLTAQQKQQFHDDGFLFVRNVLPNEALQPLIDELAQKVDDGTQAAVKHGILDPSDTYDDEPFDKRLGMVSSACSDPDWIWSNYFRDQKIRTAGMFTLRTAPTLLDVVASLIGDEILAHPQFNYRAKLPNQDVTVIPWHQDLAYLIPEEAGETLVVNVWLPLIQATEENGCMQVIRGSHLFNLIDHNYQDPTPGHTGGRGISDVELPPGDIVTAELDGGDVLLTSERVVHRGLPNRSNTVRWSVDTRYSQIGLPTGRASVPGFVARSRVNPESIAKSHHDWNRLFASN; this is encoded by the coding sequence ATGTCTGGACAACATGATCAGATCGGACTCACAGCGCAGCAGAAGCAGCAATTTCATGATGACGGCTTCCTATTTGTCCGAAATGTACTGCCAAACGAGGCACTTCAACCTTTGATTGATGAATTGGCGCAAAAGGTTGATGATGGAACGCAGGCAGCAGTCAAACACGGGATCCTTGATCCGTCGGACACTTATGATGATGAACCTTTTGACAAGAGATTGGGGATGGTATCAAGTGCCTGTTCCGATCCGGACTGGATTTGGAGCAACTATTTCCGCGACCAGAAGATTCGGACCGCCGGAATGTTCACGCTCCGAACGGCACCTACGCTCCTTGATGTCGTCGCATCTCTTATTGGTGATGAGATTTTGGCACATCCACAGTTTAATTACCGTGCCAAGCTGCCGAACCAAGATGTTACGGTCATCCCGTGGCATCAGGACTTGGCGTATCTCATCCCGGAAGAAGCCGGTGAAACATTGGTGGTGAATGTCTGGCTCCCGCTCATTCAGGCGACTGAAGAGAATGGGTGCATGCAAGTTATCCGAGGTTCACATCTTTTCAATCTGATTGACCACAACTATCAGGATCCAACACCCGGGCACACCGGCGGCAGGGGAATTAGCGATGTGGAATTACCGCCCGGTGACATCGTCACCGCTGAACTGGATGGAGGGGATGTCTTACTAACGAGTGAACGGGTTGTGCATCGTGGTCTTCCGAACCGCTCCAACACCGTCCGTTGGAGTGTTGATACGCGCTACAGTCAAATCGGTTTGCCCACAGGTCGTGCCTCCGTTCCGGGTTTTGTCGCTCGGAGTCGGGTAAACCCTGAGAGCATTGCGAAGTCTCATCACGACTGGAATCGCCTGTTCGCGTCGAATTGA
- a CDS encoding Gfo/Idh/MocA family oxidoreductase, producing MKKDAVKVGIIGVGGTISSTTVILNGEPNVQLVALADPDADRRKRVLGDIKGVRVFDDYKQMFDACDLDAVCIGLPTWMHAPVSLEAVERGMHVLCEKPPSNDAAELIPVTQLAASKGLVYMFVRQSRFTAQLTEGRRLVQAGELGDVYYAETRWIRTRWCSARGWRHDKAKGGGVLLDLGIHAIDNVWFMMGCPRPTEAMAGLYCNFSHLAPPEQTYTADDAACGFVRFENGCTLHFAVAFSLNTTNRHAPAKGSDLVKSEVQEFHLYGTKAGLENGKILVGTPDGVKVKPMKPAPQKADDITLQAQEFIRAIREGDEPLNPGSEAVMLMQMLDASMKSSEIGSAVAIPPIS from the coding sequence ATGAAGAAAGATGCAGTTAAAGTTGGAATCATTGGTGTCGGCGGAACGATCAGCAGCACAACTGTGATTCTCAACGGAGAACCGAATGTCCAACTCGTCGCTTTGGCAGACCCGGATGCCGACCGTCGGAAAAGGGTCTTGGGCGACATTAAAGGTGTCCGCGTTTTTGATGATTACAAGCAGATGTTCGACGCGTGTGATTTAGACGCTGTCTGCATTGGGCTTCCGACATGGATGCACGCTCCCGTTTCACTGGAAGCGGTGGAGCGCGGGATGCATGTGCTCTGTGAGAAACCTCCCTCAAACGATGCAGCGGAGTTAATACCCGTCACGCAACTTGCCGCAAGCAAAGGCTTGGTCTATATGTTTGTTCGGCAATCTCGGTTCACAGCACAGTTGACGGAAGGACGTAGACTGGTACAAGCAGGAGAACTCGGCGACGTATACTATGCTGAAACTCGGTGGATACGTACACGCTGGTGTTCTGCCCGCGGATGGCGACACGATAAAGCAAAGGGTGGCGGGGTGCTACTTGATCTCGGTATCCACGCCATTGACAACGTCTGGTTTATGATGGGGTGCCCCCGTCCTACAGAGGCAATGGCTGGGTTATATTGCAACTTCTCCCATCTCGCACCCCCTGAGCAGACCTATACCGCAGATGATGCCGCGTGTGGATTTGTACGGTTTGAGAATGGATGCACCCTGCATTTTGCTGTTGCATTTTCGCTGAATACTACAAACCGGCATGCTCCAGCAAAAGGGAGCGATTTGGTCAAAAGCGAGGTTCAGGAGTTCCATCTTTACGGCACGAAAGCAGGGCTGGAAAATGGGAAAATACTGGTTGGAACACCGGACGGTGTTAAGGTCAAACCTATGAAACCGGCACCACAAAAGGCAGATGATATAACGCTTCAGGCACAAGAATTCATCCGAGCGATTCGGGAGGGAGATGAACCCCTCAATCCCGGTTCAGAGGCGGTGATGTTGATGCAGATGCTCGATGCATCAATGAAATCCAGCGAAATTGGCAGTGCCGTTGCGATTCCGCCAATTTCATAG
- a CDS encoding glucosamine-6-phosphate deaminase codes for MNIFKATTKRETSEAAAHVASTKLREALDANGSASFIVATGASQFDFLAALTADETIDWDNTTMFHLDEYIGIPETHPASFRKYLRERLVDIVRPGTVHFLNGEADEPQAECDRLNRIISQHQIDVAFVGIGENGHLAFNDPPADFETEDPYILVELDEACRLQQVGEGWFTGLDAVPTQAISMSIRQIMKAQAIICTVPDERKAEAVRNCLHGEITPMHPASILQTHADCTVFLDTGSASLL; via the coding sequence ATGAATATTTTTAAAGCAACCACCAAACGAGAAACGAGCGAAGCGGCGGCACACGTCGCCAGCACAAAGCTGCGCGAGGCACTTGATGCAAATGGAAGTGCGAGTTTTATTGTCGCTACGGGTGCATCACAATTTGACTTCCTTGCTGCACTCACCGCAGATGAAACGATTGACTGGGACAACACGACGATGTTCCATCTGGATGAATACATCGGCATCCCTGAGACGCATCCCGCAAGTTTTCGCAAATATCTGCGGGAACGCCTCGTGGACATTGTGCGTCCCGGAACGGTACATTTCCTGAACGGTGAAGCGGACGAACCGCAAGCCGAATGTGATCGACTCAATCGGATTATCTCGCAACATCAGATTGATGTCGCATTTGTAGGCATCGGCGAGAATGGACACCTCGCCTTCAACGATCCACCGGCAGATTTTGAAACAGAGGATCCTTACATCCTCGTTGAATTAGATGAGGCATGCCGTCTACAGCAGGTAGGTGAAGGCTGGTTCACTGGGCTTGACGCGGTGCCGACCCAAGCGATTTCAATGTCCATCCGCCAAATCATGAAGGCGCAGGCGATTATTTGCACTGTGCCGGATGAACGGAAAGCGGAGGCGGTTCGGAATTGCTTACACGGCGAAATAACACCGATGCACCCAGCCTCTATCTTACAGACACACGCAGATTGTACAGTGTTTCTGGACACTGGGTCGGCATCTCTGTTGTGA
- a CDS encoding MOSC domain-containing protein: MKLLSINVSKPKPIQYGGKTIQTGIFKEPVSGTVMLREKNIDGDGQGDLRVHGGTYKAIYGYPIEHYAHWQQELQRDDLTYGQFGENLTVEGLLEASVHIGDVFQIGSTVKLQITQPRVPCFKLAYKMGLPEFPKQFLESRRVGFYFRVLEEGEITAGDAIARIKAAPEPMSVTEIVNLRYFDRDNHEKIAQARKLPALSPSWKRDFTKILNG, encoded by the coding sequence ATGAAACTCTTATCCATAAATGTTTCAAAACCGAAGCCTATTCAATATGGCGGTAAGACTATCCAAACCGGTATTTTCAAGGAACCGGTGTCAGGCACTGTCATGCTCAGAGAGAAGAACATTGACGGTGATGGACAAGGCGATCTGCGGGTGCATGGTGGTACCTATAAAGCCATTTACGGATATCCGATTGAGCATTACGCCCATTGGCAGCAGGAATTACAAAGAGACGACTTGACGTACGGACAGTTCGGCGAAAATCTCACCGTTGAGGGTTTACTGGAAGCGTCTGTTCATATAGGCGATGTTTTTCAAATAGGTTCAACGGTGAAGTTACAGATTACGCAACCGCGTGTGCCGTGCTTTAAGCTTGCATACAAGATGGGACTACCGGAGTTCCCCAAACAGTTTTTAGAAAGTAGGCGCGTAGGCTTCTATTTTCGGGTGCTTGAAGAAGGCGAAATCACCGCTGGCGATGCGATTGCGCGCATTAAGGCCGCACCGGAACCGATGAGTGTCACGGAGATCGTCAATCTCCGTTATTTTGATAGGGACAATCATGAGAAAATCGCGCAAGCCAGAAAACTACCCGCCCTCTCACCGAGTTGGAAACGGGATTTCACGAAAATACTAAACGGATGA